One window of Helicobacter sp. MIT 99-5507 genomic DNA carries:
- a CDS encoding CvpA family protein, whose protein sequence is MEFANYFDIIIIAIIIILAFKGLFTGFIREALSVIGIVGGVIVASRFNIGFGEWINSFLKLKSQTILDLIGFMIILGAIWILSIVLAEIVVRFVKFIKLGKLDRILGVIVAGLKIFLITSIILFTFSKINFLSNFTEKLQDTSYCYPIMIKVGDVIVKTDFVSETKDDAIEFGNQVLDEVKNMQ, encoded by the coding sequence ATGGAGTTTGCAAACTATTTTGATATCATTATTATAGCTATAATAATAATCCTTGCATTCAAGGGATTATTTACAGGTTTTATTCGTGAAGCACTTTCTGTTATCGGTATAGTAGGTGGTGTCATTGTCGCATCTAGGTTTAATATAGGTTTTGGTGAATGGATAAATTCATTTTTAAAATTAAAAAGTCAAACAATATTAGATCTTATTGGCTTTATGATTATTTTAGGAGCTATTTGGATTCTATCCATTGTTTTGGCTGAAATAGTCGTTAGATTTGTTAAGTTTATAAAACTTGGAAAATTAGATAGAATCTTAGGCGTTATTGTCGCAGGGCTTAAGATTTTTTTAATCACTTCAATAATACTTTTTACATTTTCAAAAATAAATTTTTTATCAAACTTTACAGAAAAGTTGCAAGATACTAGTTATTGCTATCCAATAATGATAAAAGTTGGTGATGTTATAGTCAAGACTGATTTTGTAAGCGAAACAAAAGATGATGCAATAGAATTTGGCAATCAAGTATTAGATGAAGTCAAGAATATGCAGTGA
- the lysS gene encoding lysine--tRNA ligase, with protein sequence MFSNIYIQQRIEKANIMRDSGKNPYSNDAIKTISNVDFLNKYKDAKDSNSAKEDANISNIKEFVSGRVKLVRLMGKAAFIDIEDESGILQAYISKNDLDSDFEEFKKLLEVGDIVNISGYPFKTKTNQISIHATSFKILTKSIIPLPEKFHGLTDIELRYRQRYLDLIMNADVKETFKIRSKIISLLRKFFEDKGFLEVETPMLHPIPGGANAKPFVTHHNALNVERYLRIAPELYLKRLIVGGFESVFEINRSFRNEGIDHSHNPEFTMIEFYWAYKTYNDLIKLTIELFKYLLDKLNLPNIIEWGEDKIDFTNFSQISYKDSLSKIGGIPLDVVNNKEKLEKYLIDFGIKIESGLNYGKLLAEAFDNFVESKLIQPTFITEFPIEISPLARKNDEDSAIADRFELFIGGKEMSNGFSELNDPLDQLERFKAQVLEKEKGDEEAQYMDEDYVWALGYGMPPVAGQGIGIDRLVMLLTNNKIIKNVILFPAMKPLKYEFDIIKKDSE encoded by the coding sequence TTGTTTTCAAATATTTATATACAACAAAGAATAGAAAAAGCTAATATTATGCGAGATTCTGGCAAGAATCCTTATTCAAATGATGCAATCAAAACTATTTCTAATGTAGATTTTTTAAATAAATATAAAGATGCTAAAGATTCTAATAGTGCAAAAGAAGATGCAAATATATCAAATATCAAAGAATTTGTAAGTGGTAGAGTAAAATTAGTGCGCCTTATGGGAAAAGCTGCTTTTATTGATATTGAAGATGAAAGTGGGATTTTGCAAGCTTATATTTCTAAAAATGATTTAGATTCTGATTTTGAAGAGTTTAAAAAACTTCTTGAAGTAGGAGACATAGTAAATATTAGCGGATATCCATTTAAAACAAAAACAAATCAAATCTCAATACATGCGACTTCTTTTAAGATTCTGACAAAGTCTATTATTCCATTACCTGAAAAGTTTCATGGGCTTACTGATATTGAATTACGATATAGACAAAGATATCTTGATTTGATAATGAATGCTGATGTAAAAGAGACATTTAAGATCCGAAGTAAAATCATCTCTTTGCTTAGAAAGTTTTTTGAAGATAAAGGTTTTTTGGAGGTTGAAACTCCGATGTTACATCCAATTCCAGGTGGCGCAAATGCAAAACCATTTGTCACACATCATAATGCACTTAATGTGGAGAGATACTTGCGTATTGCTCCAGAATTGTATCTAAAGAGGCTTATTGTAGGTGGTTTTGAGAGTGTATTTGAGATAAATCGAAGCTTTAGAAATGAGGGTATTGATCATTCTCATAATCCAGAATTTACGATGATTGAATTTTATTGGGCATATAAAACTTACAATGATTTGATAAAACTTACAATAGAGTTATTTAAATATTTATTAGATAAGTTAAATCTCCCAAATATCATTGAATGGGGCGAAGATAAAATTGATTTTACTAATTTTTCACAAATTAGCTATAAAGATTCTCTAAGCAAGATTGGTGGGATTCCGCTTGATGTAGTAAATAATAAAGAAAAATTAGAAAAATATTTGATTGATTTTGGTATCAAGATAGAATCCGGATTAAATTATGGAAAGCTTTTAGCAGAAGCATTTGATAATTTTGTAGAATCTAAATTGATACAACCTACATTTATTACAGAATTTCCAATCGAAATAAGTCCATTAGCAAGAAAAAATGATGAAGATTCTGCTATTGCAGATAGATTTGAATTATTTATCGGTGGAAAAGAGATGTCAAATGGATTTAGTGAGTTAAATGATCCGCTAGATCAGCTAGAAAGATTTAAAGCTCAAGTTTTAGAAAAAGAAAAAGGTGATGAAGAAGCCCAATATATGGACGAAGACTATGTATGGGCTTTAGGTTATGGAATGCCACCTGTAGCAGGACAGGGAATAGGTATTGATAGGCTTGTAATGCTTTTAACAAACAATAAAATTATTAAAAATGTGATTTTATTTCCAGCAATGAAGCCTCTCAAATATGAATTTGATATCATTAAAAAGGATAGTGAATGA
- a CDS encoding serine hydroxymethyltransferase, which yields MNYLEETDKVIFDLIQKEWNRQSDCLEMIASENFTFPSVIEALGSILTNKYAEGYPKKRYYGGCEFVDEIEQIAIDRVKKLFNCEFANVQPHSGSQANGAVYSALLKPYDKILGMHLNHGGHLTHGAKVSITGKMYQSFFYGVELDGRINYDKVQEYAELIKPNIIVCGFSAYTRELDFKRFREIADSVGAILFGDIAHIAGLVAGEQYPNPFPHCHIVSTTTHKTLRGPRGGVILSNDEEIINKINKAVFPGIQGGPLMNVIAAKAVGFGENLKPEWKAHAKQVKANAKILGEIFVKRGYDIVSGGTDNHLVLMNLINKPFSGKDADAALENAGITVNKNMVPGDTRSPFITSGLRIGSPALTSRGMKEKEFEYIANKICDILDNISDINLQEKTRQEIKEFSQDFRIYPKAIF from the coding sequence ATGAACTACTTGGAAGAAACAGATAAAGTAATTTTTGATTTAATACAAAAAGAATGGAATAGGCAGAGTGATTGTTTAGAGATGATTGCTAGTGAAAATTTTACTTTTCCAAGTGTCATTGAAGCATTAGGTAGCATATTAACAAATAAATATGCAGAAGGTTATCCAAAGAAGCGATATTATGGTGGTTGTGAGTTTGTAGATGAGATTGAACAAATTGCCATTGATAGAGTAAAAAAGCTATTTAATTGTGAATTTGCAAATGTCCAGCCACATTCAGGCTCTCAAGCAAATGGTGCTGTATATAGTGCATTGCTAAAGCCTTATGATAAGATTCTAGGTATGCATTTAAACCATGGAGGGCATTTAACACATGGAGCAAAAGTCAGTATAACAGGAAAAATGTATCAAAGCTTTTTTTATGGTGTTGAGCTTGATGGTAGAATAAATTATGATAAAGTGCAAGAATATGCAGAATTAATAAAGCCAAATATTATTGTTTGTGGATTTTCTGCATATACAAGAGAACTAGATTTTAAAAGATTTAGAGAAATCGCAGATAGTGTAGGAGCGATTTTGTTTGGAGATATAGCACATATTGCTGGACTTGTAGCAGGAGAGCAATATCCAAATCCATTCCCTCATTGTCATATTGTAAGCACTACTACACACAAGACACTTCGTGGTCCAAGAGGTGGTGTGATACTTAGCAATGATGAAGAAATAATCAATAAGATTAACAAAGCTGTGTTTCCAGGAATACAAGGTGGTCCTTTGATGAATGTTATTGCTGCTAAGGCTGTTGGTTTTGGTGAAAATCTAAAACCAGAATGGAAAGCACATGCAAAGCAAGTCAAAGCAAATGCTAAGATTCTAGGTGAAATATTTGTAAAAAGAGGTTATGATATAGTTAGTGGTGGAACAGATAATCACTTGGTTTTAATGAATCTTATAAATAAACCATTTAGTGGCAAAGATGCAGATGCAGCACTTGAAAATGCAGGAATCACAGTAAATAAAAATATGGTTCCAGGTGATACTAGAAGTCCATTTATTACAAGTGGTTTAAGGATTGGTTCGCCAGCACTTACAAGTAGAGGTATGAAAGAAAAAGAATTTGAATATATTGCAAATAAAATTTGTGACATATTAGATAATATTAGCGATATTAATTTACAAGAGAAAACAAGGCAGGAAATAAAAGAATTTAGTCAAGATTTTAGAATTTATCCCAAGGCTATTTTTTAA
- a CDS encoding DUF1882 domain-containing protein: MTEIELKLIKMDTSHYYQKIDDSKVQINYNGRIFFDKFKRVNSLLGLNIINKHLKNEIIVAHNLINAHNKVENIVIDFNGTDDKLFYHKAQLLLRDEGYLNFTAYRSKTKGHLHVYIHKGHTDLSEARLIAKTLDFKLSAIFPKQWRIFPTSEVPPSFNILVLPYSVYAKERGTSWLKHM, translated from the coding sequence ATGACAGAAATTGAATTAAAATTGATTAAAATGGATACATCTCATTATTATCAAAAGATTGATGATTCTAAAGTTCAAATTAACTATAATGGCAGAATCTTTTTTGATAAATTTAAAAGAGTTAATTCATTGCTTGGTCTAAATATTATTAATAAGCATTTAAAAAATGAAATCATTGTAGCACATAACCTTATTAATGCACATAATAAGGTTGAAAATATCGTTATTGATTTCAATGGCACAGATGATAAATTATTTTATCATAAGGCACAATTATTGCTTAGAGATGAAGGATACCTTAATTTTACAGCATATAGGTCGAAAACTAAAGGTCATTTGCATGTTTATATTCATAAAGGACATACAGATTTAAGTGAAGCTAGGTTGATAGCTAAGACATTAGATTTTAAATTGTCAGCTATTTTCCCTAAGCAATGGAGGATTTTCCCCACGAGTGAAGTTCCTCCTAGTTTTAATATTTTGGTTTTGCCATATAGTGTTTATGCAAAAGAGCGTGGAACTAGTTGGCTTAAGCATATGTAA
- a CDS encoding SPOR domain-containing protein, which yields MDDKRELNDILIGGEDVRSKNTKKLILLIIAIVVLIIAIAVIALNLSSSNTEEVIVDVNSTGLDTNIPTNNEFNSIPVNDDSVQFEQIVKEIRSRQQNAPEQPSTSIPSAPLPSSNEVEKIQMPTRTPQTGSTRITSQPRTQVSQPSATSMPRGNNGDIAENGIYLQVGAFSKTPNKQFLDSVNKYSYRVQEIMINSKVITRYLIGPYASRSAAQRDVNAVSRDITTPVLLEIR from the coding sequence ATGGATGATAAAAGAGAATTGAATGATATTTTGATAGGTGGAGAAGATGTAAGATCTAAAAACACAAAAAAGCTTATTTTATTAATTATTGCTATTGTTGTATTGATAATTGCTATTGCAGTAATTGCACTCAATCTATCATCAAGTAATACAGAAGAAGTTATAGTTGATGTAAATAGCACAGGTTTAGACACAAATATTCCAACTAATAATGAATTTAATAGCATTCCAGTAAATGATGATAGTGTTCAATTTGAGCAAATTGTAAAAGAAATCAGATCAAGACAACAAAATGCACCAGAACAACCTAGCACATCTATACCATCAGCACCTTTGCCATCTAGTAATGAGGTAGAAAAAATACAAATGCCAACTAGAACGCCACAAACTGGCTCTACTCGCATTACATCACAACCAAGAACACAGGTTTCTCAACCATCAGCTACTTCTATGCCTAGAGGAAACAATGGTGATATAGCTGAAAATGGAATCTATCTTCAAGTTGGTGCATTTAGTAAGACACCAAATAAGCAATTTTTAGATAGTGTGAATAAATATAGCTATCGTGTTCAAGAAATAATGATAAATTCAAAAGTTATTACTAGATATTTAATTGGACCATATGCAAGTAGAAGTGCAGCACAAAGAGATGTAAATGCTGTATCAAGAGATATTACAACACCTGTTCTTTTAGAAATTAGATAA
- the glcD gene encoding glycolate oxidase subunit GlcD: MGTYKKLSDFVGKENYYDDEAHLQAYCYDATRERFKPNCVVFPRNEDDICKIMKYCNENLIPVIPRGAGSGFSGGALPCNGGVILAMERYFNNILEIDKKNMIVRVQPGVVNKHLQNAVEKEGLFYPPDPASQEYSTIGGNVSENAGGMRAAKYGITKDYVMALRAVLPNGEIINAGKKTIKDVAGYNIAGILIASEGTLAVITEITLKLIAKPKLKKSAMGIFENINDAMNAVYKTMASGITPVAMEFLDNLSIRAVENKFKKGLPLDAGAILITEVDGNLDEEIKYQLSKIEEKFKENGCNDFKIAKDENEAANLWFARRNVSQSINIYGKKKLNEDITVPRANLPELLSNIDEIGKKYGFNIPCFGHTGDGNVHTNVMIEDLKDIEKGYEAITEIFKITVKLEGTLSGEHGIGLSKAPFMKLAFSEAEMELFRNLKKAFDPNNILNPGKMGL, from the coding sequence ATGGGGACTTACAAAAAATTAAGTGATTTTGTTGGTAAAGAAAATTATTATGATGATGAAGCCCACCTGCAAGCTTATTGTTATGATGCAACAAGAGAAAGATTTAAACCAAATTGCGTTGTATTTCCAAGAAATGAAGATGATATATGCAAAATAATGAAATATTGCAATGAAAATCTAATACCTGTCATTCCTCGTGGTGCAGGAAGTGGATTTAGTGGTGGTGCATTACCTTGTAATGGTGGGGTAATACTAGCAATGGAAAGATATTTTAATAATATTTTAGAGATTGATAAAAAAAATATGATAGTTAGAGTGCAACCAGGAGTTGTAAATAAACATCTTCAAAATGCCGTAGAAAAAGAAGGGCTATTTTATCCACCAGACCCAGCAAGCCAAGAATATAGCACAATTGGAGGAAATGTATCTGAAAATGCAGGTGGAATGAGAGCTGCAAAATATGGAATTACAAAAGATTATGTGATGGCACTTCGTGCTGTATTGCCAAATGGTGAGATAATCAATGCGGGTAAAAAAACTATCAAAGATGTCGCAGGATACAATATAGCTGGAATTTTAATTGCAAGTGAAGGGACTTTGGCAGTGATTACAGAAATAACTCTAAAGCTTATTGCAAAGCCAAAATTAAAAAAATCTGCGATGGGAATCTTTGAAAATATAAATGACGCTATGAATGCAGTTTATAAAACTATGGCTAGCGGAATCACTCCTGTTGCAATGGAATTTTTGGACAATCTAAGTATTCGCGCAGTTGAGAATAAATTTAAAAAAGGATTACCACTTGATGCTGGTGCGATTTTGATAACTGAAGTAGATGGGAATCTAGATGAAGAAATAAAATATCAGCTCTCAAAAATAGAAGAAAAGTTTAAAGAAAATGGTTGCAATGATTTTAAGATCGCAAAAGATGAAAATGAGGCAGCAAATCTTTGGTTTGCAAGAAGAAATGTAAGCCAAAGCATTAATATATATGGGAAAAAGAAACTAAATGAAGATATAACCGTGCCGCGAGCAAATCTTCCAGAACTGCTATCTAATATTGATGAGATTGGTAAAAAATATGGATTTAATATTCCTTGTTTTGGACATACAGGTGATGGAAATGTGCATACAAATGTAATGATAGAAGATTTAAAAGATATAGAAAAAGGATATGAAGCAATTACAGAGATTTTTAAGATCACAGTTAAACTAGAAGGCACGCTAAGTGGCGAACATGGAATTGGCCTCTCAAAAGCACCATTCATGAAACTTGCATTTAGTGAAGCCGAAATGGAGCTATTTAGGAATCTAAAAAAAGCATTTGACCCAAACAATATACTAAATCCAGGCAAAATGGGACTATAG
- a CDS encoding plasminogen-binding N-terminal domain-containing protein gives MKKIIAILLMINTFLFAIDINNKVLISIPKQDSTRLKIPALDLKVGESGIITREINKNIFILGIAIVDEINDGIASISTREFKNIKDKYMPTPLGNPSEGDKITFRILYDKALLLAPNQTSYQEITNNNKNIDFLHPDIFISYLSSNNINEPKKDDFLGFCNKFDIGLIFITKENSIEVFDCQSFKVIAKDSIILKDTSTQKPFFTRISDDGLGKLLNLKKVREYFDYYGNMQSN, from the coding sequence TTGAAAAAGATAATTGCAATTTTGCTAATGATAAATACATTTTTATTCGCTATTGATATAAATAATAAAGTTTTAATTTCGATACCAAAACAAGATTCTACGAGATTGAAGATTCCAGCTCTTGATTTGAAAGTTGGAGAAAGTGGAATTATCACTAGAGAAATCAATAAAAATATATTTATTTTAGGAATTGCAATTGTAGATGAAATAAATGATGGAATAGCAAGCATTAGCACAAGGGAGTTTAAAAATATAAAAGATAAATACATGCCAACTCCACTTGGAAATCCTAGTGAAGGCGATAAGATCACTTTTAGAATCTTATACGATAAAGCATTATTGCTTGCACCAAACCAAACATCATATCAAGAAATCACAAATAATAATAAAAATATAGATTTTTTGCATCCTGATATTTTTATCTCATATCTATCAAGTAATAATATAAATGAACCAAAAAAAGATGATTTTCTTGGATTCTGTAATAAATTTGATATAGGATTAATTTTTATTACAAAAGAAAATAGCATAGAAGTATTCGATTGTCAAAGTTTTAAAGTGATTGCAAAAGATTCTATTATATTAAAAGATACAAGTACACAAAAGCCATTTTTTACAAGGATTAGTGATGATGGCTTAGGTAAATTACTTAATTTAAAAAAAGTAAGAGAATATTTTGATTACTATGGAAATATGCAATCCAATTAA
- a CDS encoding 5-formyltetrahydrofolate cyclo-ligase, whose translation MNLENNKENLKKEFRKFAKKDLFSLSKNKEIFNDKKVTKQIEKIIFQKKAKNILLYTPMNSEVNIFPLINTLRKTNGIRIFLPFITGESFKIVPFRLPLRKNKYNIFETKNSKFFNFNKIDLAVVPILGVDVDFKRIGFGKGMYDRFYNTLKKKPYNIFVCRILNFAILKIGDSYDIVGDTIISTGTRKGNYDFLGNNWFYCRWNFIRRICIFNNKKSIHLKPANSFKASKNKSNCNRKRS comes from the coding sequence ATGAATCTAGAAAACAATAAAGAGAATCTAAAAAAAGAATTTAGAAAATTTGCAAAAAAAGACTTATTTTCACTCTCAAAAAATAAAGAAATCTTTAATGACAAAAAAGTAACAAAACAAATAGAAAAAATAATATTTCAAAAAAAAGCAAAAAATATCCTTCTTTATACCCCAATGAATAGTGAAGTAAATATCTTTCCACTTATTAATACACTTCGCAAGACTAATGGTATTAGAATTTTTTTACCATTTATAACAGGAGAGAGTTTTAAAATTGTGCCTTTTAGGTTGCCATTAAGAAAAAATAAATACAATATATTTGAAACAAAAAATTCAAAATTTTTTAATTTTAATAAAATAGATTTAGCAGTAGTGCCTATTTTAGGTGTTGATGTTGATTTTAAAAGAATTGGTTTTGGCAAAGGAATGTATGATAGATTCTATAATACACTTAAAAAAAAGCCATATAATATTTTTGTTTGTAGAATCTTAAACTTTGCTATCCTAAAAATAGGCGATAGTTACGATATTGTTGGCGATACTATAATATCTACTGGAACAAGAAAAGGTAATTATGACTTTTTGGGCAATAATTGGTTTTATTGTAGGTGGAATTTTATCAGGCGTATTTGTATATTTAATAACAAGAAAAGTATTCATCTCAAACCAGCAAATAGCTTTAAAGCAAGCAAAAATAAAAGCAATTGCAATAGAAAAAGAAGCTGA
- the rny gene encoding ribonuclease Y has translation MTRKVFISNQQIALKQAKIKAIAIEKEAEIKFQNQRIKLKEEEIELRKKYEDEMHKALKEFEEKSLEVDKKEFALSQKSKSLDEERRIFEIDRNSLLLSQQAIDDLKLKYQEKQNDLIEILSNYTSLSIDEAKSMLLVHLEDSLKIEKANLIRRYEQETKEDARRKANYIIALAASRYAGEYSAEKLINVVHLADDDMKGRIIGKDGRNIKSLEMITGVDVLIDDTPNTIILSSFNLYRRAIALNTINLLIEDGRIHPARIEEIYKKCENDMEQTILNDGENVILDLGLGYMHTELKKMIGKMKYRASFGQNALSHSIEVAHLSGLIAGELDGDELLAKRAGLLHDIGKALTHELGGNHVSIGYDLARKCKEHPVVLNAILAHHGNEEAKSIEAAAVCAADAISGARPGARKEVLENFLKRVQNLEKIALSKLGVKQAYVINAGREIRVIVRSDQVDDKETIIMARDIAKEIEMNLQYPGEVKVNVIREIRATEIAR, from the coding sequence ATAACAAGAAAAGTATTCATCTCAAACCAGCAAATAGCTTTAAAGCAAGCAAAAATAAAAGCAATTGCAATAGAAAAAGAAGCTGAAATAAAATTTCAAAATCAAAGAATTAAACTAAAAGAAGAAGAGATTGAATTAAGAAAAAAATATGAAGATGAGATGCATAAAGCTCTAAAAGAATTTGAAGAAAAATCTTTAGAAGTTGATAAAAAAGAATTTGCTCTATCTCAAAAATCTAAAAGCTTAGATGAAGAAAGAAGAATATTTGAAATAGATAGAAATTCATTATTGTTATCACAGCAAGCAATCGATGATTTAAAACTCAAATATCAAGAAAAGCAAAATGATTTAATTGAGATTCTAAGCAATTATACTTCCCTATCTATTGATGAAGCAAAAAGTATGCTATTAGTGCATTTAGAAGATAGTCTAAAAATAGAAAAAGCAAATCTTATTAGAAGATATGAGCAAGAAACAAAAGAGGATGCAAGACGAAAGGCAAATTATATCATCGCTCTAGCTGCATCTAGATATGCTGGTGAATATAGTGCTGAAAAGCTAATAAATGTAGTCCATTTAGCAGACGATGATATGAAAGGTCGTATTATTGGAAAAGATGGTCGTAATATCAAATCTTTAGAGATGATAACAGGTGTTGATGTGCTAATAGATGATACACCAAATACTATAATTTTAAGCAGTTTTAATCTATATCGCCGTGCAATAGCACTAAATACTATCAATCTTTTAATAGAAGATGGTAGGATTCACCCTGCTAGAATAGAAGAGATATATAAAAAATGCGAAAATGATATGGAGCAAACTATCTTAAATGATGGAGAAAATGTCATCCTTGATTTGGGGCTTGGATACATGCATACAGAACTAAAAAAGATGATTGGAAAAATGAAATATCGTGCAAGTTTTGGACAAAATGCATTATCTCATTCAATAGAAGTTGCACATCTATCAGGACTTATTGCAGGTGAATTAGATGGAGATGAATTACTAGCAAAAAGAGCAGGATTGCTTCATGATATAGGCAAAGCACTCACTCACGAACTAGGCGGTAATCATGTTAGTATTGGATATGATTTAGCAAGGAAATGCAAAGAACATCCTGTTGTTTTAAACGCGATACTTGCTCATCATGGAAATGAGGAAGCAAAGAGTATAGAAGCTGCTGCAGTTTGTGCTGCTGATGCTATATCTGGAGCAAGACCAGGAGCTAGAAAAGAAGTATTGGAAAATTTCTTAAAAAGAGTACAGAATCTAGAGAAAATTGCCCTAAGTAAGCTTGGTGTAAAACAAGCTTATGTGATTAATGCAGGTAGGGAGATTAGAGTTATTGTAAGATCTGATCAAGTAGATGATAAAGAAACTATCATAATGGCAAGAGATATTGCAAAAGAAATAGAGATGAATCTTCAATACCCTGGTGAAGTTAAAGTCAATGTGATAAGAGAGATTCGTGCAACAGAAATTGCAAGATAA
- a CDS encoding FkbM family methyltransferase, translating into MKIYKETIDYRAKQFCKDFLHKGTKRFLFGTNDYALSIAKALNNDIDGYINDITQEKYFNGIPILRLNDLPKDSLIVSCVVLSQAINIKKRLLKLGLINLDYFSFAKYSNLPIKQVEFVNKDIEGNPLTICDAKHDIQENNEKYQDIFNLLYDEDSKIAFEKCCNFRYSSDLKFLENFEYTPDMQYFENFISYQDISIFVDIGAYHGETSLEFIKRNLCYSSIHCFEPESKNFSQLHENLKKYPHVFLHKYGVGEERKTIYISQDSGSSNKITQNKNGEKIDIVALDSFLSLDSNVYQYNNTDRGGASNH; encoded by the coding sequence ATGAAAATCTACAAGGAAACTATTGATTATAGAGCAAAACAATTTTGTAAAGATTTCTTACATAAAGGCACAAAAAGATTTCTATTTGGAACAAATGATTATGCTTTAAGTATCGCTAAGGCACTCAATAATGATATAGATGGGTATATTAATGATATTACACAAGAGAAGTATTTTAATGGAATCCCAATATTACGATTAAATGATTTGCCTAAAGATTCTCTTATAGTCTCTTGTGTAGTGCTTTCACAAGCAATAAATATCAAAAAAAGATTATTAAAGCTTGGATTAATAAATTTGGACTATTTTAGCTTTGCAAAATATAGTAATCTTCCTATAAAACAAGTGGAATTTGTAAATAAAGATATAGAAGGCAACCCTCTTACTATATGTGACGCAAAACATGATATACAAGAAAATAATGAAAAATATCAAGATATTTTTAATCTCCTTTATGATGAAGATTCTAAAATTGCATTTGAGAAATGTTGTAATTTTAGATACTCAAGTGATTTGAAGTTTTTAGAAAATTTTGAATATACACCTGATATGCAATATTTTGAGAATTTTATTTCTTATCAAGATATTTCGATTTTTGTAGATATTGGAGCATATCATGGAGAAACAAGTTTAGAATTTATAAAAAGAAATCTATGTTATTCAAGTATTCATTGTTTTGAACCAGAAAGTAAGAATTTTTCACAATTACATGAAAATTTAAAAAAATATCCACATGTATTTCTCCATAAATATGGTGTAGGAGAAGAAAGAAAAACTATTTATATTTCTCAAGATAGCGGGTCAAGCAATAAAATTACACAAAATAAAAATGGAGAAAAGATTGATATAGTTGCTCTAGATTCTTTTTTATCTTTAGATTCTAATGTATATCAATATAACAATACAGATAGGGGGGGGGCGAGCAATCATTAG
- a CDS encoding FkbM family methyltransferase, whose translation MLNYSSIFIKIDIEGEELHALFGMQQIIKHYHPILAISVYHGISDFYTIPQYILSLYKNYRIYFRHYSQGLIESVMFFIPLGVN comes from the coding sequence ATGCTAAATTATTCATCAATATTTATTAAAATAGATATTGAAGGTGAAGAATTGCATGCTTTATTTGGAATGCAACAAATAATAAAACATTATCATCCCATCCTTGCCATCTCTGTTTATCATGGTATAAGTGATTTTTATACTATTCCGCAGTATATTCTTAGCCTTTATAAAAATTATAGAATCTATTTTAGACATTATTCACAAGGATTAATTGAGTCTGTAATGTTTTTTATTCCTTTGGGTGTAAATTAG